From one Humulus lupulus chromosome 8, drHumLupu1.1, whole genome shotgun sequence genomic stretch:
- the LOC133795577 gene encoding uncharacterized protein LOC133795577 produces MIDERNKNNEEEVIDIDDDLVITNNRHREIALSQIYKDKETLKTVLSHYAINNNFQYCVQKSCKKEYLVACLDKNCKWMLRASRNGNTNQFIIRKFSHIHTCALEIRLKDQRQATSTIIADMIKHKFTNIKTKYIAADIVRDLKHDHEVQVKYSKAWRSREKTIEKVRGKAAESYAELPSYLYMLHHTNPGSYIELKSDEDGIFLYAFVALNASMKGWPHCILVVIVDGTFLKSTYGGTLLVAATQDAEGKIFPLAFCVVDSENDDSWEWFFNKFRKAYGVREDMSIVSDRHESIIKAINTVYPKVPHGACTFHLLKNMKSNFKKSSKKFKDTFFAAANAYTVKKFEYKMRELDKIEKRLRPYLQQIGYHKWARIHSPTNRHSNMTSNIAESLNSAIVAVRKLPICTMLECLRALVQRWSWTNRNIANATSTKLTDKHEVILNDNYIYSLKLMSYRIAHKEALYVNFGDYEFL; encoded by the exons aaaaataatgaAGAAGAAGTGATTGACATTGACGATGATTTAGTCATCACCAACAACCGTCACCGAGAGATTGCTTTGTCTCAAATATATAAGGACAAAGAAACATTGAAGACTGTTTTGAGCCATTATGCGATAAATAATAATTTCCAGTATTGTGTACAAAAGTCATGCAAAAAGGAATATCTAGTTGCTTGCCTTGATAAAAATTGCAAGTGGATGTTACGAGCATCAAGGAATGGAAACACAAATCAGTTCATAATTAGAAAGTTCAGCCACATTCACACTTGTGCTTTGGAGATAAGATTAAAAGACCAACGCCAAGCAACCTCAACAATCATTGCAGATATGATCAAACACAAGTTCACAAACATCAAAACAAAGTACATAGCTGCTGATATAGTTAGGGACTTGAAACATGATCATGAAGTGCAAGTCAAATACAGCAAAGCTTGGAGATCTAGAGAAAAAACTATTGAAAAAGTTAGAGGAAAAGCAGCTGAATCTTATGCAGAATTGCCTAGTTATCTATATATGTTGCATCACACAAATCCAGGATCCTATATTGAACTAAAATCAGATGAAGATGGCATATTTTTATATGCTTTTGTAGCATTGAATGCTTCAATGAAAGGCTGGCCCCATTGCATACTTGTCGTAATAGTTGATGGGACTTTCTTAAAATCAACATATGGAGGGACGTTATTGGTTGCAGCAACTCAAGATGCTGAAGGTAAAATCTTCCCCCTAGCATTCTGTGTAGTTGATTCAGAGAATGATGATTCTTGGGAGTGGTTCTTTAACAAGTTTAGGAAAGCTTATGGTGTAAGAGAAGACATGAGCATCGTTTCTGACCGACATGAAAGTATTATAAAAGCAATCAACACAGTGTACCCAAAAGTACCACATGGGGCTTGCACCTTCCATCTGCTCAAAAACATGAAAAGCAATTTCAAGAAGAGTTCAAAAAAGTTCAAGGATACATTTTTTGCAGCTGCGAATGCATACACTGTGAAAAAGTTTGAGTACAAGATGAGAGAACTTGATAAGATTGAAAAAAGGCTACGACCTTACCTACAACAAATTGGGTATCACAAATGGGCAAGGATTCACTCTCCAACCAATAGACACTCAAACATGACATCAAACATTGCAGAATCTTTGAATTCTGCAATTGTAGCAGTAAGAAAGCTACCAATTTGTACGATGCTAGAGTGTTTACGAGCTTTGGTGCAACGATGGAGTTGGACTAATAGGAACATAGCAAATGCAACCTCCACAAAGTTGACAGACAAGCATGAAGTGATCCTGAATGACAACTACATTTACTCATTGAAGTTAATG TCATATAGAATTGCTCACAAGGAGGCATTATATGTTAATTTTGGGGATTATGAGTTTCTTTAG
- the LOC133795576 gene encoding uncharacterized protein LOC133795576, which translates to MVFILHISRIIRRSIKKFLKNSLMGKTEKNDEDALKITLMHFLHNFLLSSSDTNIVPKEDFNIIDSGEFFEFPWGKEVFKATVESLKKRIVVKISKKDSNKDDKKKEKAFYRLLRFPYAFQVWFFEYCPYLNGRYCHLSQGSIPRILKWSSNIQPSFAEVTELLSLNVAELKLRNIYPTSKERKNSEIKSLFLKEKEAIEDEIGVPDNVRVAQGHRATNSRVTALGDDDFVETPPRSVASGSSPSLPAIHPHSDVGGYSSPTPEMPHVSLSSMHAHLRALEACNKRLEESNTRLEASNKKLEESHKIVINELSSLKSHVHEAFLNLQKLFSSHFVGKQDSHDIEEEDNTNIVNDEIVENNSKEEDEKEEDESEEEEMHQSEEVNDENNAKRIGEDNDDEEEEKDDNHEKYNGGNMDEDSKVDDSHGTCQVPSQVAQVDEVASYVANEVVDAVLKVAGEVVDFQVAKDPEIAGVATEVAEAVAEDPKVSFLDSLLDIELDKAIQNAYKDVDAMKATGVTSIPCTTIVPYVGSSESNLGYVTPALPKRTIKLPPCLQSHFLQTFCSSSRESSVIQSTGGIKVVKGLCPLDDKIGELPYFVAVQEFYVWLDIGMKSNNKSRLYSKEDNLIIPGLQLGVDVITKKMWFHALQYSGQPILKSKGMYRDSTVLKFTTTDTTFQKRIEVIYDSFLKKNRDHGVMNRNHVVAEVMMGFGLSCNKYWLQVDHVLFPIFVKNEKHWILAILSFKDRLIHVYNTLSCDRKDHVALLAIEPFCVLLPTYLSIIGFYKRIDIDFCSKPYVGRPQAGSFEVVMDDDIHSGSPIDSAIYMSLLLSISLSEKRFQDVIVMLNVIGLGLLIYYTHMQWENKNVDMRVHESMLCRD; encoded by the exons ATGGTCTTTATTCTACATATTTCAAGGATCATTCGAAGATCAATAAAAAAGTTCTTAAAGAATTCTTTGATgggaaaaactgaaaaaaatgaTGAGGATGCTTTGAAGATTACATTGATGCATTTTTTGCACAATTTCTTGCTTAGTTCTTCTGACACTAATATAGTCCCCAAAGAGGACTTTAATATTATAGATAGTGGTGAGTTTTTTGAATTTCCTTGGGGTAAAGAAGTTTTCAAGGCTACCGTTGAATCTTTAAAGAAAAGGATTGTTGTAAAAATTAGTAAAAAAGATAGCAACAAAGATgacaagaaaaaagaaaaggcTTTCTATAGGTTGCTTAGATTTCCATATGCCTTTCAAGTATGGTTTTTTGAGTATTGTCCATACTTGAATGGGAGATATTGTCATCTCTCTCAAGGATCCATCCCACGTATTCTCAAATGGTCAAGCAACATTCAACCTTCATTTGCAGAAGTGACTGAGTTGTTATCTTTGAATGTTGCAGAG TTGAAATTGAGGAATATATATCCTACTTCCAAGGAGAGAAAAAATTCAGAAATAAAGAGTTTGTTTCTAAAAGAAAAGGAAGCTATTGAGGATGAAATTGGTGTTCCTGATAATGTTAGAGTTGCTCAAGGACATAGAGCAACTAATTCTAGAGTTACTGCATTAGGAGATGATGACTTTGTGGAGACTCCACCTCGGTCTGTTGCTAGTGGTTCTTCACCTTCTTTGCCTGCTATTCATCCTCACTCTGATGTTGGTGGTTATTCATCTCCTACGCCTGAGATGCCTCATGTTTCGCTAAGTAGCATGCATGCACATTTACGAGCTTTAGAGGCATGCAACAAGAGATTAGAAGAAAGCAACACAAGATTAGAAGCAAGCAACAAGAAATTAGAAGAGAGCCACAAGATTGTTATTAATGAGTTGTCTTCATTGAAGAGTCATGTTCATGAAGCCTTTTTGAATCTTCAGAAGTTATTTAGTTCCCATTTTGTAGGGAAACAG GATTCTCATGATATTGAGGAGGAGGACAATACCAACATTGTTAATGATGAAATTGTTGAAAATAATtcgaaagaagaagatgaaaaagaggAGGATGAgtctgaagaagaagaaatgcaTCAATCTGAAGAAGTTAACGATGAAA acaaTGCAAAGCGTATTGGAGAAGacaatgatgatgaagaagaagagaaagatgaTAATCATGAAAAATACAATGGAGGAAACATGGATGAGGATTCTAAG GTTGATGATTCTCATGGTACTTGTCAAGTTCCATCTCAAGTTGCCCAGGTTGATGAAGTTGCTAGTTATGTTGCTAATGAGGTTGTTGATGCTGTGTTAAAAGTTGCTGGTGAGGTTGTTGATTTTCAAGTTGCTAAAGATCCAGAAATTGCTGGAGTTGCAACTGAGGTTGCAGAGGCAGTTGCTGAAGATCCAAAAGTCTCTTTTTTGGATTCTTTATTAGACATTGAATTGGATAAGGCTATACAAAATGCATATAAAGATGTAGATGCGATGAAGGCAACTGGG gTAACTTCTATTCCTTGCACAACTATTGTCCCTTATGTTGGTAGTAGTGAGAGTAACTTGGGATATGTTACTCCTGCTCTACCAAAAAGGACAATTAAGCTTCCACCATGCCTGCAGTCACATTTTTTGCAAACTTTTTGTTCTTCTTCTAGGGAAAGTAGTGTGATTCAATCAACAGGAGGAATCAAGGTTGTCAAAGGACTTTGCCCATTAGATGACAAAATTGGTGAATTGCCTTACTTTGTCGCTGTTCAAGAATTCTATGTATGGCTTGATATAGGAATGAAAAGTAATAACaa ATCGAGATTGTACTCGAAAGAAGACAACCTTATCATTCCTGGGTTGCAACTTGGGGTAGATGTTATTACTAAAAAgatgtggtttcatgcacttcaaTATAGTGGACAGCCTATTTTAAAATCA AAAGGTATGTATCGTGACTCTACTGTTTTGAAGTTCACTACAACTGATACTACCTTTCAAAAGAGGATTGAAGTCATTTATGATTCTTTTTTAAAGAAGAATCGCGATCATGGGGTAATGAATCGTAACCATGTTGTTGCTGAGGTTATGATGGGCTTTGGATTGAGTTGCAACAAATATTGGCTACAAGTAGATCATGTTCTTTTTCCTATTTTTGTTAAGAATGAAAAGCATTGGATTCTTGCTATATTGTCGTTCAAAGATAGGTTGATTCATGTTTACAATACCTTGAGCTGTGATCGCAAGGATCATGTTGCCTTGCTAGCTATAGAACCATTTTGTGTGTTGCTGCCAACTTATTTGTCTATCATTGGATTTTATAAGCGAATTGATATAGACTTCTGTTCAAAGCCTTATGTTGGGAGACCTCAAGCTGGTTCTTTTGAAGTAGTTATGGATGATGACATTCATTCTGGGTCGCCTAT AGACAGTGCAATATATATGTCTCTTTTGCTGAGTATTTCATTGTCGGAAAAGAGATTCCAAGATGTAATTGTTATGTTGAATGTCATAGGTCTAGGCTTGCTTATTTACTATACTCATATGCAATGGGAAAACAAGAATGTGGATATGAGAGTGCACGAGAGTATGCTTTGTCGTGATTAG